One genomic segment of Rivularia sp. PCC 7116 includes these proteins:
- the cobN gene encoding cobaltochelatase subunit CobN yields the protein MHRISATKTEFNLESEDLIFLEQTTAKFVFLTSADTDIQTVAAAVSKLPPTFDAIRVANLLNLQHQISIDSYAEQVLEFAQVIILRLLGGTSYWSYGLEVVSEIVQRNGTNLIVIPGDDALDLNLISHSTLPLASVSQISRYFSQGGVSNFVNAFKFIADTCFSTSFNPLPPQEIPSFGLYDYLGKGHRASDIGHCKERIEGVENSRFPSHSYAGFPQVAILFYRAHYLAGNTLVIDALCEALAKRNINPVPVYISSLREIDVQQELTEFLQNQDGDNVSFILNTTSFSLARLETERPSVELWENLDVPVLQVILSSSSLEQWESSSRGLSPRDIAMNVALPEVDGRIISRAVSFKSVEKKNSALQTDVVIYQPVASRIDFVADLAANWVKLRYKSPKERRIALILANYPTRDGRLANGVGLDTPQSCIEILKAFSYAGYQVENLPKNGNELIEILTAGITNDEEARDLRQIRQTLSPEQYQEYFNSLPEAVQQGISQRWGDGEMGSNSNTQLPITNCPFPIPGIQLGNVFIGIQPSRGYDIDPSLNYHAPDLEPTHAYLAFYHWIRKCFGADAVVHVGKHGNLEWLPGKSIALSENCYPEVAFGTLPHLYPFIVNDPGEGSQAKRRSQAVIVDHLTPPLTRAELYGSLQKLENLVDEYYEASNLDPQRVPIIGERIHELIIQENLHLDLEINSEQPINQQQNQILDYLDGYLCELKEAQIRDGLHIFGNCPNGRQLRDLIVAIARHPNRHHSGLTRAIVQDLNWDFDPLTDNPTETFKNQSIVHCRNIGDAIELVEEYAACIVEQSIKNLTPSSRTPLSLSRRGEGGEVSLLPPQIKASESQTQLVIEWIQDVLLPSLQQTDLEIKNLLRGLDGRYVRSAPSGAPTRGRPEVLPTGNNFYSVDIRAIPTESAWDVGRKAAETLVETYTQEHGEYPKTLALSVWGTSTMRTGGDDIAQALALIGVQPVWDGASRRVVDFEILPTSVLQRPRVDVTLRISGFFRDAFPNLIELFDRAVKAVAGLKESEEYNPLASQVTSETEYWTKQGLNLEAAKTRSQYRIFGSKGGAYGAGLQGLIESQNWNSDEDLARAYMNWSCYAYTGKGLCKAAPEAFEQRLVKMQIVLHNQDNREHDLLDSDDYYQFQGGLTAAVRSLTGKNPQTYFGDNSIPANPRVRKLQQEIARVYRSRVINPKWIEGVMRHAYKGAFEIAATVDYLFAYDATTKCVEDHMYQGICKSYLFDTNVCEFIENNNPHALRDIAERLLEAYKRGLWQDVNISTLDNLRNLVHQAEAAIESKSVV from the coding sequence ATGCATCGAATAAGTGCCACCAAAACAGAATTTAATCTAGAGTCAGAAGACTTAATATTTCTAGAACAAACTACCGCAAAGTTTGTATTTTTAACTTCAGCCGATACAGATATTCAGACAGTAGCAGCAGCAGTTAGCAAATTACCTCCGACTTTCGATGCAATTAGAGTTGCTAATTTATTAAATTTACAGCATCAAATAAGTATTGATAGTTATGCCGAACAGGTTTTAGAATTTGCACAAGTTATTATCTTACGATTATTAGGAGGAACTTCTTACTGGTCTTATGGTTTAGAAGTAGTAAGTGAAATAGTGCAACGTAATGGTACTAACTTAATTGTAATCCCAGGTGACGATGCTCTCGATCTAAACTTAATATCTCATTCAACTTTACCTTTGGCTAGCGTTAGTCAAATATCTCGTTATTTTAGCCAAGGTGGAGTCTCTAATTTCGTTAATGCCTTTAAATTCATTGCCGATACGTGTTTTTCAACATCATTTAATCCCCTACCTCCTCAAGAAATACCTTCCTTTGGTTTATATGATTATTTAGGTAAGGGGCATCGGGCATCGGACATTGGGCATTGCAAGGAAAGGATAGAGGGGGTAGAAAATTCTAGGTTTCCCTCTCATTCCTATGCAGGTTTCCCACAAGTAGCCATACTTTTTTACCGCGCTCATTATCTGGCGGGAAATACTTTGGTTATAGATGCTTTGTGCGAAGCTTTAGCCAAACGAAATATAAATCCAGTTCCGGTTTATATTTCTTCGTTACGTGAAATCGATGTTCAACAAGAATTAACAGAATTTTTACAAAATCAAGACGGAGATAATGTTTCCTTCATACTCAACACCACAAGCTTTTCTTTAGCGCGATTGGAAACAGAAAGACCGTCTGTTGAATTATGGGAAAATTTGGATGTTCCGGTGCTGCAAGTCATCCTCAGCAGTAGTTCCCTCGAACAGTGGGAATCTTCTTCTAGGGGGCTTTCACCGCGCGATATTGCCATGAATGTGGCACTACCAGAAGTTGACGGACGCATTATTAGTCGTGCTGTTTCTTTCAAAAGCGTAGAAAAGAAAAATTCGGCTTTACAAACTGATGTTGTAATTTATCAACCAGTTGCTTCGCGAATTGATTTTGTTGCGGATTTGGCTGCTAATTGGGTAAAGCTGCGCTATAAATCTCCAAAAGAACGCCGTATCGCTTTAATTCTGGCAAATTACCCCACTCGCGACGGACGCTTGGCAAATGGAGTTGGACTAGATACACCCCAAAGCTGCATTGAAATTTTGAAAGCCTTCTCATACGCCGGTTATCAAGTAGAAAATTTACCTAAAAACGGAAATGAGTTAATAGAAATACTTACCGCAGGAATTACAAACGATGAAGAAGCCAGAGATTTAAGACAAATTCGACAAACTCTTTCCCCAGAACAATATCAAGAATATTTTAATTCCCTACCAGAAGCAGTGCAGCAAGGTATTTCTCAAAGGTGGGGAGATGGGGAAATGGGGAGTAATAGTAATACGCAATTACCCATTACCAATTGCCCATTCCCAATTCCCGGTATCCAACTCGGTAATGTTTTTATCGGAATTCAGCCCTCCCGTGGCTACGACATAGACCCCAGCTTGAACTATCACGCCCCGGATTTGGAACCTACTCACGCTTATTTAGCTTTTTATCACTGGATAAGGAAATGCTTTGGTGCTGATGCTGTAGTTCATGTAGGAAAACATGGAAATCTAGAATGGCTACCGGGTAAAAGCATCGCTTTGTCGGAAAATTGTTATCCAGAAGTTGCTTTTGGAACTCTTCCACATCTTTATCCTTTTATTGTCAACGACCCAGGGGAAGGTTCTCAAGCAAAACGCCGCTCTCAAGCTGTAATCGTAGACCATCTTACTCCTCCCTTAACCCGTGCGGAGCTTTACGGTTCCCTGCAAAAGCTAGAAAACTTAGTAGATGAATATTACGAAGCAAGCAATTTAGATCCCCAGCGCGTACCAATTATCGGCGAGCGGATTCACGAATTAATTATTCAAGAAAATTTACATTTAGACTTGGAGATTAATAGCGAACAACCAATAAATCAACAACAAAATCAAATTTTAGATTACTTAGATGGCTATCTATGCGAATTAAAAGAAGCACAAATTCGCGATGGTTTACATATATTTGGTAACTGCCCTAACGGAAGGCAATTGAGGGATTTAATTGTCGCGATCGCGCGTCATCCAAATCGGCATCATTCGGGATTAACTCGCGCTATCGTTCAAGATTTAAACTGGGATTTTGACCCTTTAACAGATAACCCCACAGAAACTTTTAAAAATCAAAGCATCGTACATTGTCGCAATATCGGTGATGCAATCGAACTGGTGGAAGAATATGCTGCTTGTATTGTTGAGCAAAGCATAAAAAACCTCACCCCGTCCTCTCGGACACCCCTCTCCTTGTCAAGGAGAGGGGAAGGGGGTGAGGTTTCTCTTCTACCTCCTCAAATAAAAGCCTCCGAATCCCAAACTCAATTAGTTATAGAATGGATTCAAGATGTTCTTCTACCTTCGTTGCAGCAAACCGATTTAGAAATTAAAAATTTGTTACGAGGACTTGACGGTAGATATGTTAGAAGCGCTCCTAGTGGGGCACCTACACGGGGTCGTCCGGAGGTTCTACCTACAGGTAATAACTTTTACTCCGTTGATATTCGTGCTATTCCCACAGAATCGGCTTGGGACGTAGGTAGAAAAGCAGCAGAAACCCTTGTGGAAACCTACACTCAAGAACATGGAGAATATCCAAAAACATTAGCCTTATCCGTTTGGGGAACCTCCACAATGAGAACTGGAGGTGATGATATTGCTCAAGCCTTGGCTTTAATCGGGGTACAGCCAGTATGGGATGGTGCTAGTAGAAGAGTTGTAGATTTTGAAATTTTACCGACATCAGTTTTACAGCGTCCTCGCGTAGATGTGACTTTAAGAATATCTGGTTTCTTCCGAGACGCTTTCCCCAATTTAATCGAACTCTTCGATAGAGCAGTTAAAGCAGTTGCCGGACTCAAAGAATCTGAAGAGTATAATCCCTTAGCATCACAAGTAACATCTGAAACAGAATATTGGACTAAACAAGGATTAAATTTAGAAGCAGCAAAAACGCGATCGCAATACCGTATTTTTGGTAGTAAGGGAGGAGCTTATGGGGCTGGTTTACAAGGATTGATAGAATCTCAAAACTGGAATTCAGATGAAGATTTGGCTCGTGCGTATATGAATTGGAGTTGCTATGCTTACACTGGTAAAGGTTTATGCAAGGCTGCGCCAGAAGCTTTCGAGCAACGTCTAGTCAAAATGCAAATAGTACTGCACAATCAAGATAATCGCGAACACGATCTACTAGATTCCGACGATTATTATCAGTTCCAGGGTGGTCTAACAGCAGCAGTGCGTTCTTTGACGGGGAAAAACCCCCAAACATACTTTGGCGACAATTCTATCCCTGCTAACCCACGAGTCCGCAAGCTTCAACAAGAAATAGCCAGGGTGTATCGTTCGCGAGTAATTAATCCCAAATGGATTGAAGGAGTAATGCGTCACGCTTATAAAGGCGCATTTGAAATCGCAGCTACGGTAGATTATTTATTTGCTTATGATGCTACTACCAAATGCGTAGAAGACCACATGTACCAGGGAATTTGTAAATCTTATCTTTTCGATACAAACGTCTGTGAATTCATCGAGAACAACAATCCACATGCTTTGCGTGATATTGCTGAAAGATTATTAGAAGCATACAAGCGCGGTTTATGGCAGGATGTAAATATATCAACATTAGATAATTTGCGAAACCTGGTTCACCAAGCAGAAGCAGCAATCGAATCAAAATCGGTGGTGTAA
- a CDS encoding GAF domain-containing sensor histidine kinase, which translates to MLSSPTLSFCQTLTTSVFQQLGELLQQMFSPSENAAIILTEAVLTRIPIPGDWQVQQFTVVVSSGFSGLLVGLPYSLSSEKSYSDSSVNAKLTFEPKEIIQFLEKLRDLFEKDSYSYGQLEQYCQIPAINDATLQSKFTVLLLNNLTTQLNQANASNFTNQIFSCEQVESALEKQIAQEKLLNQVITQTRKSLDLSVIMVTAIAQVREFLELDRLVVYRFDEINLNSHAHFSHHNSQKPPPYAGCVVHEVLANDTISSVLNYSEERCLMPSTSCWEKYRQGFTLAVSDIEKAYALEECLLKYLKKIRVKAKFAAPIVFEENLWGLLIAHQCDTTREWTQNEQNLLTSVAEQLAIAIHQSELMHSLELDKLTLEQRVNDRTVELHDALVAAESANRLRNEFLATISHELLTPLTYVIGMSSTLLHWSFGELTQRQRNYLQRIHDSGERLLEMINDILELSQIEAGKAVLNITEFSLTDIARNTINNGLQQKATRGQVDLHLDLLLDYEKDKFTADLRRVNQILLNLLTNAIKFTPEGGNVTLRVWVENENAVFQVEDTGIGIAEEQLSLLFEKFHQLDNPYRRRYEGTGLGLALTKQLVQLHRGRIDVQSTVGTGSIFTVWIPPQLSVSSKQ; encoded by the coding sequence ATGCTTAGTTCTCCCACACTAAGCTTTTGTCAAACCTTAACTACCAGTGTATTTCAACAACTAGGGGAATTATTGCAGCAAATGTTTTCTCCCTCGGAAAATGCAGCAATAATATTGACAGAAGCTGTTTTGACACGCATCCCGATTCCCGGAGATTGGCAGGTGCAACAGTTTACGGTAGTGGTTTCCTCTGGATTTAGCGGTTTATTAGTAGGTTTACCATATTCTTTATCCTCCGAGAAAAGTTACAGCGATTCTTCAGTGAACGCAAAGCTGACTTTTGAACCAAAAGAAATCATTCAGTTTCTTGAGAAATTAAGGGATTTGTTTGAAAAAGATTCTTATAGCTATGGTCAACTCGAACAATATTGCCAAATCCCTGCTATTAATGATGCTACACTGCAAAGCAAATTCACAGTGCTGTTGTTAAACAACTTAACGACACAATTAAATCAAGCTAATGCATCAAATTTTACAAATCAAATTTTTTCTTGCGAACAGGTTGAAAGCGCGCTAGAAAAACAGATTGCTCAAGAAAAACTGCTAAATCAGGTAATTACGCAAACCCGTAAAAGCTTAGATTTATCGGTAATCATGGTAACTGCCATCGCTCAAGTCAGAGAGTTTCTTGAATTAGATAGATTAGTAGTCTACAGGTTTGACGAAATAAACCTTAATAGTCATGCACATTTTTCCCACCATAATTCACAAAAACCTCCTCCTTATGCTGGTTGCGTAGTTCATGAAGTTTTAGCGAATGACACTATCTCTTCAGTATTGAATTACTCAGAAGAAAGATGTTTGATGCCATCAACAAGCTGCTGGGAGAAATATCGCCAAGGTTTTACTTTGGCTGTAAGTGATATTGAAAAAGCCTACGCTCTTGAAGAGTGTTTGCTTAAATATTTAAAAAAAATTAGAGTTAAAGCAAAATTTGCCGCACCCATTGTCTTTGAGGAAAACCTTTGGGGGTTATTAATTGCTCACCAATGCGATACTACCCGCGAGTGGACGCAAAACGAACAAAATTTACTCACTTCAGTTGCCGAGCAATTAGCGATCGCTATTCATCAATCTGAGTTAATGCACTCTTTAGAGTTGGATAAATTGACTTTGGAACAAAGAGTGAATGATAGAACAGTTGAACTGCATGATGCTTTGGTAGCCGCAGAATCAGCGAATCGTTTGAGAAACGAATTTCTCGCTACTATCAGTCATGAATTATTAACTCCATTGACCTATGTAATCGGCATGTCTTCTACTTTACTGCATTGGTCTTTTGGTGAATTAACCCAGCGTCAGCGAAATTATCTTCAGAGAATTCACGATAGCGGCGAACGTTTATTAGAAATGATTAACGATATCTTAGAGTTATCTCAGATAGAAGCAGGTAAAGCTGTCTTAAATATTACTGAGTTTTCTTTAACTGATATTGCAAGAAATACTATAAATAATGGTTTACAACAAAAAGCAACGCGCGGACAAGTAGATCTTCATCTTGACTTGCTTTTGGATTACGAAAAAGATAAATTTACCGCCGATTTGAGGCGAGTCAATCAAATTTTATTGAATTTATTAACCAACGCAATTAAGTTTACCCCTGAAGGTGGTAATGTCACTTTACGAGTTTGGGTAGAAAATGAAAATGCCGTTTTCCAGGTAGAAGACACTGGAATTGGCATTGCTGAAGAACAATTATCCTTGTTATTTGAAAAATTTCATCAGCTTGATAATCCTTATCGCAGACGCTACGAGGGAACGGGATTGGGCTTGGCTTTAACTAAGCAACTTGTACAACTACATCGAGGTAGAATTGATGTTCAATCCACAGTTGGTACGGGTTCAATTTTCACTGTATGGATACCACCGCAGTTATCAGTTAGCAGTAAACAGTGA
- a CDS encoding glycoside hydrolase family 13 protein yields MQVQTPDWVKHAVFYQIFPDRFAIGKQPRKRLLNNPKWEDWDTKPTLQGYKGGDLWGVVEQLDYFQDLGINAVYFTPIFQSASNHRYHTHDYYQVDPLLGGNAAFKELLEAAHKRDIKVVLDGVFNHSSRGFFFFNDILENGPHSPWLDWFKIHDWPLAAYTGDLPANYEGWDGNRALPVFNHDNPDVREYIMEIAEYWIKFGIDGWRLDVPFEIRTPGFWQEFRERVKAINSEAYIVGEVWTDAREWLDGSQFDGVMNYLFTAPTIAFTAGDRVDIEQVKDRSYEPYPALSATGYAEKIQEVLKLYPWEIQLTQLNLLASHDTARLISIADGDKQSVILSTLLLLTFPGAPSIYYGDEVGLPGKLDPDSRRGFPLEANWDKEILKTHRELIALRHAYPCLRTGDYKVLFAEGEVYVFARVLDKEELIVAVNVSTTDAKVNLDIANLQSKLNAVLYASDKVELNHQQDSQISLNIPPRSGCIVSQQ; encoded by the coding sequence ATGCAAGTTCAAACACCAGACTGGGTAAAGCACGCCGTTTTCTACCAAATTTTCCCCGATAGATTCGCTATTGGTAAACAGCCTCGCAAACGTTTGTTAAACAATCCAAAATGGGAAGATTGGGATACAAAACCTACACTTCAAGGTTATAAAGGAGGGGATTTATGGGGTGTGGTAGAGCAGTTAGACTATTTTCAGGATTTAGGTATTAATGCTGTCTACTTTACCCCTATTTTTCAATCAGCTAGCAACCATCGCTATCATACTCATGATTATTATCAGGTAGACCCTTTACTCGGTGGAAATGCTGCTTTTAAAGAATTACTAGAAGCTGCTCACAAACGAGATATTAAAGTTGTTTTAGATGGGGTATTTAATCACAGCAGTCGCGGCTTTTTCTTTTTCAACGATATTTTAGAAAATGGTCCCCATTCACCTTGGTTAGATTGGTTTAAAATACATGATTGGCCGCTCGCTGCTTATACCGGCGATTTACCTGCTAATTACGAAGGATGGGATGGCAACCGCGCTCTACCGGTTTTCAATCACGACAATCCCGATGTGCGGGAATATATCATGGAAATTGCCGAATATTGGATAAAATTCGGTATTGATGGCTGGCGCTTAGATGTTCCTTTTGAAATCAGAACTCCTGGTTTTTGGCAAGAATTTCGGGAAAGAGTTAAGGCTATAAATAGCGAAGCTTATATAGTTGGGGAAGTTTGGACTGATGCCCGCGAGTGGCTAGATGGTAGCCAATTTGACGGTGTAATGAATTATTTATTTACAGCACCAACCATTGCTTTTACTGCTGGCGATCGCGTTGATATTGAACAGGTAAAAGACCGCTCCTATGAGCCCTATCCAGCTTTATCTGCGACTGGATACGCCGAAAAAATTCAAGAAGTATTAAAGCTTTATCCTTGGGAAATTCAACTAACTCAGTTAAACTTACTTGCGTCTCACGATACCGCACGTTTAATTAGTATTGCGGATGGAGATAAACAAAGCGTTATCTTGTCAACTTTACTTTTATTAACTTTTCCTGGTGCCCCCAGCATATATTACGGTGATGAAGTTGGTTTACCGGGTAAGCTCGATCCAGATTCGCGACGTGGTTTTCCTTTAGAAGCTAATTGGGATAAAGAAATTCTCAAAACTCACCGCGAATTGATTGCTTTGCGTCACGCTTATCCCTGCTTGCGTACCGGTGATTACAAAGTATTGTTTGCGGAAGGAGAAGTATATGTATTTGCCCGTGTTTTAGACAAAGAAGAATTAATTGTGGCGGTTAACGTTAGTACTACTGACGCGAAAGTTAATCTAGATATAGCTAATTTGCAATCAAAACTAAATGCGGTTTTATACGCCAGCGATAAAGTCGAGTTAAATCACCAACAAGACTCGCAAATATCTTTAAATATCCCTCCACGCAGTGGATGTATTGTCAGTCAACAATGA
- a CDS encoding succinate dehydrogenase/fumarate reductase flavoprotein subunit — MLEHDVIIVGGGLAGSRAAVEIARTNPNLSIAVIAKTHPIRAHSVAAQGGMAASLKNVDSADTWEAHAFDTVKGSDYLADQDAVEILTKEAPDVVIDLEHMGVLFSRLDDGRIAQRAFGGHSHNRTCYAADKTGHAILHELVNNLRRYGVHIYDEWYVMRLILEEGQAKGVLMFRILDGQIEVMRAKAVMFATGGYGRAFNTTSNDYASTGDGLAMTALAGLPLADMEFVQFHPTGLYPVGVLISEAVRGEGAYLINCEGERFMKNYAPSRMELAPRDITSRAITREVRAGRGAHADGSPGGPCVYLDLRHMGKEKIMSRVPFCWEEAHRLVGVDAVNEPMPIRPTIHYSMGGIPVNTDGQVRSSNDGFVEGFFAAGESACVSVHGANRLGSNSLLECVVYGRITGASIAKYVENRKLPTIDEQRYINEAKEQIQSLLEQPGEYRINQIRQEFQDAMTDYCGVFRNEELMKQGLERIEEIQNNYSQIYLDDKGSCWNTELIEALELRSLMVVGKMILTSALNRQESRGAHCREDFTERDDEKYLQHTMAYYSAAGIDIQYRPVAITMFEPKERKY; from the coding sequence ATGTTAGAACACGATGTAATAATTGTTGGTGGTGGATTGGCTGGAAGTCGTGCTGCTGTGGAAATTGCACGGACTAATCCCAATTTAAGTATTGCTGTAATTGCTAAAACTCATCCGATTCGCGCTCACTCGGTGGCTGCACAAGGTGGTATGGCTGCCAGTCTTAAGAATGTAGATTCTGCTGATACTTGGGAAGCACACGCTTTTGATACTGTTAAAGGTTCCGATTATTTAGCAGATCAAGATGCAGTTGAAATTTTAACTAAAGAAGCCCCCGATGTGGTGATTGATTTGGAACACATGGGGGTTTTGTTCTCTCGTTTGGATGACGGCAGAATTGCTCAACGTGCATTTGGCGGACATTCCCACAATCGCACTTGCTACGCTGCTGATAAAACTGGCCATGCAATTTTGCATGAATTGGTGAATAATTTGCGGCGTTATGGCGTACATATTTATGATGAATGGTACGTAATGCGGTTGATACTCGAAGAAGGGCAAGCTAAAGGCGTATTAATGTTCCGCATTCTTGACGGACAAATAGAAGTAATGCGGGCTAAAGCCGTAATGTTCGCGACAGGTGGTTACGGTAGAGCTTTTAATACAACTTCTAATGATTATGCTTCTACAGGTGATGGGTTGGCGATGACAGCCCTTGCCGGATTACCTTTAGCAGATATGGAATTTGTGCAATTTCACCCAACAGGTTTGTATCCCGTAGGTGTATTAATCTCTGAAGCAGTGCGCGGTGAAGGAGCATATTTAATAAATTGCGAAGGGGAGCGTTTTATGAAAAATTACGCTCCTTCTCGCATGGAATTAGCACCAAGGGATATTACATCAAGAGCAATTACCCGCGAAGTCCGTGCCGGTAGAGGCGCTCATGCTGATGGTAGTCCTGGAGGTCCCTGTGTGTATCTTGACTTACGGCATATGGGTAAAGAAAAAATTATGAGCCGGGTTCCCTTTTGTTGGGAAGAAGCACACCGTTTAGTAGGAGTTGATGCCGTAAATGAACCAATGCCCATACGTCCAACAATTCACTATTCTATGGGCGGTATACCAGTAAACACCGACGGACAAGTTCGCAGCAGTAATGATGGGTTCGTTGAAGGCTTCTTTGCAGCAGGAGAAAGCGCTTGTGTATCGGTACATGGAGCAAATCGTCTCGGTAGTAATTCGCTGTTAGAATGTGTAGTTTACGGACGTATAACCGGGGCTAGCATTGCTAAATACGTAGAAAATCGTAAATTACCGACTATTGACGAGCAGCGTTATATCAACGAAGCTAAAGAGCAGATTCAAAGTCTGTTAGAACAGCCTGGAGAATATCGGATTAATCAAATACGGCAAGAATTCCAAGATGCCATGACAGATTATTGTGGCGTATTCCGCAACGAAGAATTGATGAAACAAGGATTAGAAAGAATTGAGGAAATTCAAAATAATTATTCGCAAATTTACTTAGATGATAAAGGCAGTTGTTGGAATACAGAACTTATCGAAGCTTTGGAGTTAAGAAGCTTGATGGTAGTTGGAAAAATGATTTTGACATCGGCTCTCAACCGTCAAGAAAGCAGAGGCGCACATTGTCGGGAAGACTTTACCGAAAGAGACGACGAGAAATATTTGCAGCACACAATGGCTTACTATTCCGCAGCCGGAATTGATATTCAATATCGTCCAGTTGCGATTACCATGTTTGAGCCGAAAGAGAGGAAATATTAA
- a CDS encoding homocysteine biosynthesis protein, with the protein MRTIAQINEKINRKKAVVLTVEELKAKVAEQGIAKTAKQVDVVTTGTFEQMESSGAIINLGHTDPPIKIRRCWLDGVPAYSGFGAVDLYLGASSVAEPLEGEAGSGGENASKILKGGGNVIEDLIAGKPVQVRAQGQVTDCYPRSSFETTITRDTINQFYLFNPRNLYQNFIVGVNGGESPLYTYLGSLQPRLGNAVYSNPGAISPLLNDPYLKLVGIGTRIFLGGGIGYVTWEGTQHNPMQKRLPNDTPIGPAATLALIGDAKQMESRWVRGCYFKNYGPSIMLGVGIPLPVLNEEVVERCAIQDKDIVAPIVDFSIPRRVRPTFGLVSYTQLKSGRITIDGKTVRVAPLSSIFLSRQVATELKQWIELGKFTLTEPVAAISMDRSFLPQDRWKEF; encoded by the coding sequence ATGCGAACTATTGCCCAGATAAACGAAAAAATCAACCGTAAAAAGGCGGTAGTTTTAACAGTCGAAGAATTGAAAGCAAAAGTTGCAGAACAAGGCATTGCAAAAACTGCAAAACAAGTTGATGTAGTGACCACTGGCACTTTTGAGCAAATGGAATCTAGTGGTGCCATTATTAACCTCGGACATACCGATCCACCTATAAAAATTCGCCGTTGCTGGTTAGATGGGGTACCAGCATATTCCGGTTTCGGTGCAGTAGATTTATATTTAGGTGCTAGTAGCGTTGCCGAACCTTTAGAAGGAGAAGCCGGGAGCGGAGGAGAAAATGCTTCCAAGATATTAAAGGGTGGCGGTAATGTTATAGAAGATTTAATTGCAGGTAAACCAGTTCAGGTAAGAGCCCAGGGACAAGTAACTGATTGTTACCCAAGAAGCTCTTTTGAAACAACTATTACTCGCGATACTATTAATCAGTTTTATTTATTTAATCCGCGTAATTTATATCAAAATTTTATAGTAGGTGTAAATGGCGGCGAAAGTCCGCTTTACACTTATCTCGGTTCGCTGCAACCGCGTTTGGGAAATGCAGTTTATTCCAATCCTGGGGCTATTTCACCTTTACTGAATGACCCTTATTTAAAGCTTGTAGGTATTGGAACGCGAATTTTCTTGGGTGGGGGAATCGGTTATGTAACTTGGGAAGGAACTCAGCATAATCCAATGCAGAAGCGTTTACCTAATGATACGCCGATTGGTCCTGCTGCCACCTTGGCTTTAATTGGTGATGCCAAGCAAATGGAGTCGCGTTGGGTAAGAGGGTGTTATTTCAAAAATTATGGGCCTTCAATAATGCTGGGGGTTGGAATACCGCTACCAGTGTTAAATGAGGAAGTAGTAGAACGTTGTGCCATACAAGACAAAGATATAGTCGCGCCAATAGTAGACTTTTCAATTCCCCGACGGGTGCGCCCTACCTTTGGTTTGGTTAGCTACACCCAACTCAAATCGGGACGCATCACCATTGATGGAAAAACGGTTAGAGTAGCCCCCCTATCAAGCATATTTCTCTCTCGACAGGTGGCAACTGAATTGAAGCAATGGATTGAGTTAGGTAAATTTACCCTTACCGAGCCAGTAGCTGCAATTTCAATGGATAGGTCTTTCCTTCCTCAAGACCGTTGGAAGGAGTTTTAG